A section of the Pseudanabaena mucicola str. Chao 1806 genome encodes:
- a CDS encoding DNA-processing protein DprA, protein MMPDFTISSDTQAILLLCASFGQSRDSEVKPLSISEYNHVADWLKSQKMRPSSLIDEDAELRWNELLKISAERIKNLLRRGVTMALALEKWKSQGIWILSRADKSYPEKFRKHLRHMSPPILYGVGNCSILSSGGLAIVGSRNVDEEGLEYTRRVSQSCVESGIQVISGAARGVDREAMLSALGAGGSVIGVMADSLSKEAVSAKYREGLESEQLTLISTYDPDARFNVGNAMGRNKYIYSLADYGLVICSDFNKGGTWEGATEVLKRYTSIPVFIKMEGTVSEGNIKLLERGANRFPDSPWKSNLKNLLVNSLHNISESITSQSLLVMDSLNKNGQSESLLLNLDNAYLNSVNQDLAHISNEIESHTSEIDCDPISDATSDATDIEDNVYNAQEKLILETQIINTPTSFYEFFLQIIPKYLEQPKTSSAILEDVNSKSSNDLKKGQLEEYLKRAVAEKKLKKDKSGKYFYSMNQLSIL, encoded by the coding sequence ATGATGCCAGACTTTACAATATCTTCAGATACACAAGCTATTTTATTACTATGTGCTAGTTTTGGACAGTCACGAGATTCTGAAGTTAAGCCGCTAAGTATATCAGAATATAATCATGTAGCGGATTGGCTAAAAAGCCAGAAAATGCGTCCATCTTCTCTAATAGATGAAGATGCGGAACTCAGATGGAATGAATTATTAAAGATTAGTGCAGAGAGGATTAAGAATCTTTTAAGGCGAGGTGTAACTATGGCTCTTGCACTAGAAAAATGGAAAAGTCAAGGCATATGGATTCTCAGTCGTGCTGACAAAAGCTATCCTGAAAAATTCAGAAAACATCTACGTCATATGTCCCCACCAATTCTTTATGGAGTTGGCAATTGTTCTATCTTGTCTTCTGGAGGTCTCGCAATTGTTGGCTCACGAAATGTGGACGAAGAAGGACTTGAGTATACGAGAAGAGTATCACAATCTTGTGTTGAATCAGGGATACAAGTCATATCTGGTGCAGCAAGAGGAGTAGATCGTGAAGCAATGCTATCTGCGTTAGGTGCGGGTGGTTCAGTAATAGGAGTGATGGCTGATAGCCTCTCAAAAGAAGCAGTTTCCGCTAAATATCGAGAAGGATTAGAATCGGAACAATTAACTCTGATCTCAACTTATGATCCTGATGCAAGATTTAATGTGGGAAATGCTATGGGCAGGAATAAGTATATTTATTCCCTTGCAGATTATGGGCTTGTTATATGTTCTGATTTTAATAAAGGTGGAACTTGGGAAGGAGCTACAGAAGTTTTAAAAAGATATACATCAATTCCAGTATTCATCAAAATGGAAGGTACTGTTTCAGAAGGTAATATCAAATTATTGGAAAGAGGAGCTAATCGTTTTCCTGATTCTCCTTGGAAGTCAAATCTAAAAAATTTGCTTGTTAATTCCTTACATAATATTTCTGAAAGTATCACGTCACAGTCATTACTGGTTATGGATTCCTTGAACAAAAATGGACAAAGCGAATCTCTCTTGTTAAATTTAGATAATGCTTACTTAAATTCAGTCAATCAAGATTTAGCTCACATTAGTAATGAAATAGAATCACATACATCAGAGATTGATTGCGATCCTATATCTGATGCAACATCTGATGCAACAGATATCGAGGATAACGTTTATAACGCACAAGAAAAATTAATCCTAGAAACACAAATAATTAATACGCCTACAAGCTTTTATGAATTTTTCTTGCAGATAATTCCCAAATATCTGGAGCAGCCAAAAACATCGAGTGCTATTCTTGAGGATGTAAATTCTAAATCTTCTAATGATTTAAAAAAAGGGCAATTAGAAGAATATTTGAAGCGAGCTGTCGCAGAGAAGAAATTGAAAAAAGACAAAAGTGGAAAATACTTTTATTCTATGAATCAACTCTCAATACTGTAG
- a CDS encoding Txe/YoeB family addiction module toxin, translating to MGLFDKAKELVAVLKENPFLNPPPYEKLVGNLQGLYSRRINIKHRLVYRVVKETNTVEILRMWSHYE from the coding sequence ATCGGACTTTTTGATAAAGCGAAAGAACTTGTTGCAGTTCTAAAAGAAAATCCTTTTCTAAATCCCCCACCCTATGAAAAGCTCGTCGGTAATCTGCAAGGTCTTTACTCGCGTCGTATCAATATTAAACATCGCCTAGTCTATCGTGTAGTCAAAGAGACTAACACTGTCGAGATTTTAAGAATGTGGTCACATTACGAATGA
- a CDS encoding DUF433 domain-containing protein, with product MKKYRDRICISPNIRSGKPCIVNTRIAVSDVFDYLGGGMTVDEVLDDFPDLTLADIQACFAFAADRDRRLTVVPYEAAV from the coding sequence ATGAAAAAATATCGTGATCGCATATGCATCAGTCCGAATATTCGTAGTGGTAAGCCATGTATAGTTAATACACGCATTGCAGTATCAGATGTGTTTGACTATCTAGGCGGTGGGATGACTGTTGACGAAGTATTAGATGATTTTCCTGATTTAACTCTTGCGGATATACAGGCTTGTTTTGCGTTTGCTGCCGATCGTGATCGCCGTTTAACAGTTGTTCCCTATGAAGCTGCTGTTTGA
- a CDS encoding RecQ family ATP-dependent DNA helicase — MSQIIQDKFPLNYGYITRKGTLVKITGYNSDGSIIVKRLDTGEENQIFRVEWIDSLRPISELSSEELKKLALQPLRLATGKNNAEFQDDQWEAIEGLVRDKSRQLVVQRTGWGKSMVYFLTTLLLRLQGRGCTLLISPLLALMRNQIESAEKIGVKADAINTANQNDWDNIQTRLLDNQVDVLLISPERLANDDFLNNVLRHISNNVGLFVVDEAHCISDWGHDFRPDYQRIVRILQALPQNIPILATTATANNRVIDDIKTQLGQNLRISRGVLARDSLNLQNIWLPNQAARLAWLSENINKFTGNGIIYALTIKDAEVVSDWLKSEGINAVPYHGKLNTETRQQLEEQLLKNELTALVATNALGMGFDKPDLGFVVHYQRPSSIVHYYQQVGRAGRGISRAYGILLSGQEDQKITDYFIEAAFPPEGHTKIVLRALRNSINGLSKSDLEREINLSKGQIDKVIKLLSILSPSPIIKQENRWKATAIRYQPDTAKIERLTTIRKIEQKQMLKYMQSDRDCLMMFLAKELDDPYASPCGRCAVCIGEPLFPETYSQATANRAVQYLRRSEQIIEPRKQIPYKSMPIYKFTGNLPRNLQAEQGRALAIWGDAGWGELVKSGKYQNNHFDDALVDATVNMIKRWKPKPFPIWITCVPSLNRPTLVPDFARRLAAKLGLPFIDCIKKTHSRHPQKQMSNSYQQAHNLDGAFAIDQSLIRHDAVFLVDDMVDSRWTFTITAALLKSLGCGAVFPVALSVTSLSAEN, encoded by the coding sequence ATGTCTCAGATCATTCAAGATAAGTTTCCTCTAAATTATGGTTATATAACAAGGAAAGGGACACTAGTGAAAATTACTGGATACAATAGTGATGGGTCGATAATTGTAAAGAGACTCGATACAGGCGAGGAGAATCAGATATTTAGGGTGGAATGGATTGATAGTCTAAGACCCATATCAGAATTGTCTTCTGAAGAACTAAAAAAGTTAGCATTACAACCTCTCCGACTAGCTACTGGCAAAAATAATGCCGAATTTCAAGATGATCAATGGGAAGCGATCGAAGGACTAGTTAGGGATAAATCGAGACAACTAGTTGTTCAGAGAACAGGTTGGGGGAAAAGTATGGTTTATTTCCTTACAACTTTACTGCTCAGATTGCAGGGGCGTGGATGTACTTTACTAATTTCACCACTTTTGGCTTTGATGCGAAACCAGATTGAATCTGCGGAGAAAATTGGAGTTAAAGCTGATGCAATTAATACTGCAAACCAAAACGACTGGGATAATATCCAGACAAGACTATTAGACAATCAAGTGGATGTACTACTAATTTCTCCTGAGAGGTTAGCGAATGATGATTTTTTAAACAACGTTTTACGTCATATTTCTAACAATGTTGGACTTTTTGTAGTTGATGAAGCTCATTGTATTTCTGATTGGGGACATGATTTTCGTCCCGACTATCAAAGAATTGTTCGTATTTTGCAAGCATTACCACAAAATATTCCCATTCTTGCAACAACTGCGACAGCAAATAATCGGGTTATAGATGATATTAAAACTCAACTAGGTCAAAACCTACGAATTTCCAGAGGTGTACTAGCAAGAGATAGTCTAAATCTACAAAATATATGGCTTCCTAATCAAGCTGCTAGACTAGCTTGGCTTTCTGAGAACATCAATAAATTTACAGGTAATGGAATTATCTATGCTCTTACAATTAAGGATGCGGAAGTAGTTTCTGATTGGCTTAAGTCAGAAGGAATAAATGCTGTTCCCTATCATGGCAAGTTAAATACGGAGACTAGACAACAACTAGAGGAGCAACTACTCAAAAATGAATTAACAGCTTTAGTTGCTACTAATGCTCTGGGTATGGGGTTTGACAAACCTGATTTAGGCTTTGTAGTTCATTATCAGCGCCCCAGTTCAATTGTTCATTATTATCAACAGGTCGGGAGAGCGGGAAGAGGTATTTCTAGGGCTTATGGTATTTTGCTTAGTGGACAGGAAGACCAAAAAATCACAGATTATTTTATTGAGGCTGCATTTCCACCAGAAGGTCATACAAAAATAGTTTTAAGAGCGTTAAGAAATTCGATTAATGGACTTTCTAAATCTGATTTGGAGCGAGAAATTAATCTTTCCAAAGGACAAATTGATAAGGTCATAAAACTTTTGTCCATTTTATCTCCATCTCCCATAATCAAGCAGGAAAATCGATGGAAAGCAACTGCTATTCGCTATCAACCAGACACTGCAAAAATTGAAAGACTGACGACAATTCGGAAAATAGAACAAAAGCAAATGCTGAAATATATGCAGAGCGATCGCGATTGCTTAATGATGTTTCTAGCAAAAGAATTAGATGATCCTTATGCTTCTCCATGTGGTCGTTGTGCGGTTTGTATTGGTGAACCTCTATTTCCTGAAACTTATTCTCAAGCAACTGCTAATCGTGCTGTGCAGTACCTTCGACGATCGGAGCAGATTATCGAGCCACGAAAGCAGATACCCTATAAATCAATGCCTATTTATAAATTCACGGGTAATTTACCAAGGAATTTACAAGCAGAGCAAGGTCGTGCGCTAGCAATTTGGGGTGATGCTGGTTGGGGTGAGCTTGTTAAATCGGGTAAATATCAAAATAATCACTTTGACGATGCTCTTGTAGATGCTACAGTAAATATGATTAAGCGCTGGAAGCCTAAGCCATTCCCGATTTGGATTACTTGTGTACCATCACTGAATCGTCCCACACTTGTACCTGACTTCGCTCGTAGATTAGCTGCTAAACTAGGTTTGCCGTTCATTGATTGTATTAAAAAGACTCATTCCAGACACCCACAAAAACAGATGAGTAATAGCTATCAACAAGCACATAACCTAGATGGAGCTTTTGCCATAGATCAGTCATTGATTAGACATGATGCCGTGTTTTTGGTAGATGATATGGTGGATTCACGATGGACATTTACAATTACTGCAGCTTTACTAAAAAGTCTAGGATGTGGTGCTGTTTTCCCTGTAGCTTTGTCAGTCACATCTCTAAGTGCGGAGAATTAA
- a CDS encoding DUF5615 family PIN-like protein, translated as MKLLFDENLSPKLPRILSVDFPDSMHVRDCGLKGFPDEDVWEYARNNGFTIVSKDSDFYQRSLLYGHPPKLVWLRIGNCNRDILVALITKHKEQIYLLDSNPSESILVILS; from the coding sequence ATGAAGCTGCTGTTTGATGAGAATTTATCTCCAAAGTTGCCGCGTATATTATCTGTAGATTTTCCAGATAGTATGCATGTTCGTGATTGCGGATTGAAGGGATTTCCCGATGAAGATGTTTGGGAGTATGCTCGAAACAATGGATTTACAATAGTTTCCAAGGATTCAGATTTTTATCAACGGAGTTTGCTTTATGGGCATCCGCCGAAGCTTGTCTGGTTGAGAATTGGCAATTGTAATCGTGATATTTTGGTAGCACTAATCACTAAACATAAGGAACAAATTTATTTGCTAGACAGCAATCCATCTGAGTCGATATTAGTAATTTTAAGTTGA
- a CDS encoding elongation factor G encodes MYGKQTLSTRNIALVGAYLSGKTTLLESFLFVTGAISRKGKVTDKNTVGDSATEARDRSMSVEINCASTEYEGIRFNFLDCPGSVEFLQETYHALMGVDMVIVVCEPNSDRVNTLAPLLKFLDDWEIPHVIFVNKMDRAGSGEVAHAQAFRTLMQALRTVSNRPLVAQQYPISTGSDLTGFIDLVTEQGYQYRPNSAPQAIALSDELASQEKVEREEMLEAIANFDDHLLEELLEEINPPQEEVIEDLQKELSADQIVPVFFGVADQDYGVRPLLKALLNEAPQPEATIAHRPQLVNANQSTDATVAQVLKTYYTLQGGKLSLIRLWLGKLTDGTVLNGVRIGGLYRLTGGQQQPISEAAAGDIVAIARMEGVKTGDTLTNAQTSIEPLAIAPSLEPVFAWAIAPEKRNDEVKLSSVLNKLCEEDPALRWEQHHETHEVVLWGQGEIHLQVALDRMRRKYNLPMTKNIPQVLYKETIRKATNSHGRYKHQSGGHGQFGDVYLNIQPLTRGEGFKFTETIVGGVVPKQYIPGVETGVREYLTKGALGFPVVDIVVTLTNGSYHSVDSSEQAFKQAARLAMQEGIPQCEPVLLEPINLVEISIPNEYTSSILRLVSGRRGQILGYDAKDGWQRWDNVSAYIPEVEMQSLILELRSLTMGVGFFSKTFDRLQEVPEKLTNQVISSVRET; translated from the coding sequence ATGTATGGTAAGCAAACACTGAGTACTCGCAACATCGCTCTAGTTGGGGCTTATCTGAGTGGTAAAACTACACTTTTAGAAAGTTTTTTATTTGTTACAGGTGCAATCTCACGAAAGGGGAAAGTAACTGATAAAAATACGGTGGGTGATAGTGCTACTGAAGCTCGCGATCGCTCTATGAGCGTGGAAATCAATTGTGCTAGTACTGAATATGAAGGAATCCGCTTTAACTTTCTCGATTGTCCAGGTTCCGTAGAATTTCTGCAAGAAACCTATCATGCCCTGATGGGTGTAGATATGGTGATTGTGGTCTGTGAACCGAATAGCGATCGCGTGAATACCCTTGCCCCCCTACTCAAGTTTTTAGATGATTGGGAAATTCCCCATGTCATTTTTGTGAACAAGATGGATCGCGCTGGCTCTGGGGAAGTTGCCCATGCTCAAGCTTTCCGCACGCTCATGCAGGCTCTGAGGACAGTCTCCAATCGTCCTCTTGTCGCGCAGCAATACCCCATCAGCACAGGCTCAGACTTAACTGGCTTTATCGATCTCGTCACTGAGCAGGGCTATCAATATCGTCCTAATTCTGCACCACAGGCGATCGCTTTATCCGATGAGTTAGCCTCACAGGAAAAAGTGGAACGGGAGGAAATGCTGGAAGCGATCGCTAATTTCGATGATCATCTCCTCGAGGAATTGCTCGAAGAAATTAATCCACCTCAAGAGGAAGTCATCGAAGATCTACAAAAGGAATTGAGCGCTGACCAAATTGTACCTGTCTTCTTTGGAGTTGCCGACCAAGACTATGGTGTGCGTCCCTTGCTCAAGGCTCTACTCAACGAAGCCCCTCAACCTGAAGCCACTATTGCCCATCGTCCGCAATTGGTAAATGCGAATCAGTCCACCGACGCAACTGTCGCTCAAGTTCTCAAAACCTATTACACCCTCCAAGGCGGTAAACTCTCGCTCATCCGTTTATGGCTCGGCAAACTCACCGATGGCACTGTGCTGAATGGTGTGCGAATTGGCGGCTTGTATCGGCTCACAGGTGGGCAGCAACAACCGATTTCTGAGGCAGCGGCAGGGGATATTGTCGCGATCGCCAGAATGGAAGGCGTTAAAACAGGTGACACCTTAACTAATGCCCAAACTAGTATTGAACCCTTAGCGATCGCGCCATCCTTAGAGCCAGTATTTGCTTGGGCGATCGCACCTGAAAAGCGTAACGATGAAGTCAAACTCAGTAGCGTTCTCAATAAGCTCTGTGAAGAAGATCCTGCGCTACGTTGGGAACAACATCATGAAACCCATGAAGTAGTGTTGTGGGGACAGGGCGAAATCCATTTGCAAGTGGCACTGGATCGGATGCGCCGTAAGTACAATCTACCAATGACTAAAAATATTCCACAGGTTCTCTACAAAGAAACAATTCGTAAAGCCACCAATTCCCACGGACGCTATAAGCACCAATCAGGTGGGCATGGACAGTTTGGCGATGTCTATCTGAACATTCAACCCCTGACTCGTGGCGAAGGCTTTAAGTTTACGGAAACCATTGTGGGCGGGGTTGTGCCAAAGCAATATATTCCGGGAGTAGAAACAGGTGTGCGCGAATATTTGACTAAAGGAGCCTTAGGATTTCCCGTAGTCGATATTGTCGTCACCCTCACCAACGGTTCCTATCATTCCGTTGACAGTTCTGAACAGGCTTTTAAACAGGCGGCAAGACTAGCAATGCAGGAAGGGATTCCTCAATGTGAACCAGTTTTGCTAGAACCGATCAATCTAGTGGAAATTTCGATTCCCAATGAATATACCTCTAGCATTTTGCGCTTGGTCAGTGGTAGACGTGGACAGATTCTCGGCTACGATGCAAAAGATGGCTGGCAGCGCTGGGATAATGTCTCGGCATATATTCCTGAAGTAGAGATGCAAAGTTTAATCTTAGAACTGCGATCGCTAACGATGGGTGTAGGCTTTTTCAGCAAGACCTTTGATCGCTTGCAAGAAGTCCCTGAGAAATTAACCAATCAAGTTATTTCATCAGTTCGAGAAACTTAA
- the hypB gene encoding hydrogenase nickel incorporation protein HypB: MCQDCGCSDIPEGMVKIYAHDHSHDHDHPHTHDHAHDHEHHHHHEHNTVDSDRRTISVSQSILSQNDRLAERNRGYFMAKGISVLNVLSSPGAGKTALLERTMTELHDRLKSAIIVGDLATDNDAQRLRRSGAEVIQITTGSVCHLEAEMIAKALQQMLLDGVQLLAIENVGNLVCPAAYDLGENLRVVVFSVTEGEDKPLKYPVMFKTADIVLISKIDLAEVVEFNRELALHNIHQIAPQAKILEVSAKTGLGMQDWCQFIEQSLQKSLTV, translated from the coding sequence ATGTGTCAAGATTGTGGCTGTAGTGATATTCCTGAAGGTATGGTCAAGATTTACGCTCATGATCATTCGCATGATCACGATCATCCTCATACCCATGATCATGCTCATGATCACGAACATCACCATCATCATGAGCATAATACTGTAGATAGCGATCGCCGCACGATTTCCGTTAGTCAATCAATTCTGTCGCAAAATGATCGCCTTGCCGAGCGAAATCGTGGCTACTTCATGGCAAAGGGCATCAGTGTTTTAAATGTGTTATCTTCCCCAGGGGCAGGCAAAACGGCGCTATTAGAACGCACGATGACGGAATTGCACGATCGCCTCAAATCAGCGATTATCGTTGGCGATCTCGCGACAGATAATGATGCTCAAAGATTAAGGCGATCGGGCGCAGAGGTCATTCAAATTACCACAGGTTCGGTGTGTCATCTCGAAGCAGAAATGATTGCTAAAGCCTTGCAGCAAATGCTCCTTGATGGTGTGCAATTATTAGCGATCGAGAATGTTGGTAATCTCGTCTGTCCTGCGGCTTACGACCTCGGTGAGAATCTGCGAGTGGTGGTATTTTCTGTCACCGAAGGCGAAGATAAGCCTCTCAAATATCCCGTAATGTTCAAGACTGCGGATATTGTTCTCATCAGCAAAATCGATCTCGCGGAAGTGGTGGAGTTTAATCGTGAGCTAGCTTTGCACAATATTCATCAAATTGCGCCACAGGCTAAGATCTTAGAGGTTTCTGCGAAAACAGGATTAGGGATGCAAGATTGGTGTCAATTCATTGAGCAATCATTACAAAAATCTCTTACTGTATAA
- the hypA gene encoding hydrogenase maturation nickel metallochaperone HypA, translating into MHEVSIIQSMLDLAFEQAESQGANQIHQLNLRIGAISGVVPDALQFAFDSCIEGTIASDAKLEIEWVKAVCYCPQCHAEFTPHDWVYVCPRCERLTHEIRQGRELQLVSLEVS; encoded by the coding sequence ATGCACGAAGTTAGTATCATCCAATCAATGCTAGACCTTGCCTTTGAGCAAGCTGAATCCCAAGGCGCAAACCAAATCCATCAGCTAAATTTGCGGATAGGGGCAATTTCAGGTGTTGTTCCCGATGCGCTACAATTTGCGTTTGACTCATGCATTGAGGGAACGATCGCCTCAGATGCGAAGTTAGAAATAGAATGGGTCAAGGCTGTCTGTTACTGTCCCCAATGCCATGCGGAATTTACGCCCCATGATTGGGTTTATGTTTGTCCCCGATGCGAACGGTTGACCCATGAAATTCGCCAAGGTCGAGAATTACAACTAGTCTCTTTAGAGGTTTCCTGA
- a CDS encoding IS256 family transposase, translating into MNIRKELLDELLQECKTPPDLFGEGGILKQLTTALVERALEAELSTHLGYKKHESRPEGQSNSRNGYSQKKVQGDLGIAEIAVPRDRQGEFEPQMVKKGQSRLSGLDEKIIALYARGMSVRDIQSQLQEMYGVEVSPTLISNVTDEVIDEVKQWQNRPLDAVYPIVFLDCLVIKVRDNGRVINKSLYFALAVNMDGYKELLGMWISPNEGAKFWLSVLTEIRNRGVKDILIACVDGLTGFPNAIETVFPKTQVQLCIVHMVRNSVAFVPWQQRKQVCADLKAIYAATTESEAEFNLELFAEKWDKLYPSISKSWRSHWANIIPFFAFPLEIRKAIYTTNAIESMNSSLRKVIKSQQIFPTDEAAFKLVYLAMRNISKKWTMPIRDWKPALNRFAILFEDRLHL; encoded by the coding sequence ATGAATATCCGCAAAGAATTGCTAGATGAATTGCTGCAAGAATGTAAAACACCACCCGACCTATTCGGAGAAGGAGGAATCCTGAAACAACTAACCACCGCACTGGTGGAACGAGCATTAGAAGCAGAATTATCAACGCATCTAGGGTACAAGAAGCACGAATCCAGACCAGAAGGACAAAGCAACAGTCGCAACGGCTATAGCCAGAAAAAAGTCCAAGGCGACCTTGGCATAGCCGAAATTGCAGTACCACGCGATCGCCAAGGCGAGTTTGAACCACAGATGGTAAAGAAAGGGCAAAGCCGCTTGTCAGGACTAGACGAGAAGATCATTGCCCTATATGCCAGAGGGATGAGTGTCAGGGATATCCAGTCCCAGTTGCAAGAAATGTATGGTGTCGAGGTATCACCGACCCTGATTTCCAATGTCACTGATGAAGTGATCGATGAGGTGAAACAATGGCAAAACCGTCCCCTTGATGCGGTTTATCCAATTGTATTTCTGGACTGTCTAGTCATCAAAGTGCGAGACAATGGCAGGGTGATTAACAAGTCCCTGTACTTTGCCTTGGCGGTGAATATGGACGGATACAAGGAATTATTGGGTATGTGGATTTCACCGAATGAGGGTGCAAAATTCTGGTTATCGGTACTCACCGAAATTCGTAACCGTGGGGTCAAAGATATTTTGATTGCTTGCGTTGACGGTTTGACTGGTTTTCCCAATGCTATCGAAACGGTATTTCCTAAAACGCAGGTGCAGTTGTGCATTGTCCACATGGTCAGAAACTCGGTTGCTTTTGTACCTTGGCAACAGCGTAAGCAGGTTTGTGCCGACCTCAAGGCGATTTATGCGGCGACGACGGAATCGGAGGCGGAGTTTAACCTTGAACTCTTTGCTGAAAAATGGGACAAACTATATCCCTCGATCTCCAAATCTTGGCGCAGTCATTGGGCGAACATTATCCCCTTCTTTGCGTTTCCTCTTGAGATTCGCAAAGCAATTTATACGACTAATGCGATTGAGTCGATGAATAGCAGTTTGCGGAAGGTGATTAAGTCTCAGCAGATTTTTCCGACCGATGAGGCTGCTTTCAAGCTGGTTTACTTGGCTATGCGGAATATTTCTAAGAAATGGACTATGCCCATTCGCGATTGGAAACCTGCTCTCAATCGCTTTGCGATCCTCTTCGAGGATCGGCTCCATCTCTAG
- a CDS encoding type II toxin-antitoxin system RelE family toxin yields MNVKFESRFEKDLKLVKDRNLLTRLKQIILTCKQSESLGEINNLKKMQGYESFYRIRLGDYRLGIEVFENEIIFVRFLHRKDIYKFFP; encoded by the coding sequence ATGAATGTTAAGTTTGAGTCTAGGTTTGAGAAGGATTTGAAGTTAGTCAAGGATCGCAATCTATTAACAAGGTTGAAACAAATAATTTTGACCTGTAAGCAGTCTGAATCTTTGGGGGAAATCAATAATCTAAAAAAGATGCAGGGATATGAAAGTTTCTATCGTATTCGTTTGGGTGATTACAGGTTAGGGATAGAAGTTTTTGAAAATGAAATAATCTTTGTCAGATTTTTGCATCGTAAAGATATTTACAAGTTTTTCCCATAA
- a CDS encoding restriction endonuclease subunit R — MVTLAAKNLNFEDVHHLLGFHESGEMGIFSDYLDLESISDFEQTELTEICTNFRRYLLSGRVSEGQIKFLALAPLMNLTGYYNQAIELLLEENIQRIDILEADTSITGRYDILAVKKSGVPNLTKLWVLIVEAKRAGIEPFTGIPQLLTYAHESLQSQSSVWGLATNGLHFQFIRIFAGESPSYQLFPSLSLIESEPSIQILKVLKAICKS; from the coding sequence ATGGTTACACTGGCCGCAAAAAATTTAAATTTTGAAGATGTACATCATCTGTTAGGCTTTCACGAGTCTGGAGAGATGGGTATTTTTTCTGATTATCTTGATCTAGAATCTATTTCTGATTTTGAGCAAACAGAACTAACTGAGATTTGTACTAATTTTCGTCGATACCTTCTATCAGGTAGAGTTTCCGAAGGGCAAATTAAGTTTCTTGCGCTTGCACCTCTAATGAATTTGACAGGTTACTATAATCAAGCGATCGAGTTACTTTTAGAAGAAAACATTCAGCGTATTGACATTCTCGAAGCGGATACTAGCATTACAGGTAGATATGATATTTTGGCAGTTAAAAAATCTGGAGTTCCAAATTTAACCAAGCTTTGGGTGCTGATAGTTGAAGCAAAGAGAGCAGGGATTGAACCTTTTACAGGGATTCCGCAATTATTAACTTATGCTCATGAGTCTTTGCAGTCTCAGTCTTCAGTTTGGGGTTTAGCAACAAATGGTTTGCATTTTCAGTTTATCCGCATCTTTGCAGGAGAATCACCAAGCTATCAGCTATTTCCTTCTCTATCGTTGATCGAATCTGAGCCTTCTATACAGATTCTTAAAGTTCTTAAAGCTATTTGTAAATCATAG
- a CDS encoding type II toxin-antitoxin system Phd/YefM family antitoxin, which produces MDCLLLQEATANFDTLINQVTENHKPVLIKGTENDVVMISKEDWAAIEETIYLNSIHGYIDSLNEVMSSPRNEWVNAQDLGL; this is translated from the coding sequence ATGGATTGCCTACTACTTCAAGAAGCCACTGCCAACTTTGATACCCTCATCAACCAAGTTACCGAAAATCATAAGCCAGTACTGATTAAAGGTACAGAAAATGATGTGGTTATGATTTCTAAAGAGGATTGGGCAGCGATCGAAGAGACTATTTATCTTAACTCCATACATGGATATATTGATTCACTTAATGAAGTCATGTCTAGTCCTAGAAACGAATGGGTTAATGCTCAGGATCTAGGCTTATAA
- a CDS encoding BrnT family toxin gives MSTTFEWDEQKEADNKAKHGLDFETAQYAFFDPDRLIVHDSEHSELEERWFCIGKADDLVLTVRFTYRDGVIRIFGAAQWRKWRKFYEQHNS, from the coding sequence ATGAGTACCACTTTCGAGTGGGATGAGCAAAAAGAGGCTGATAACAAGGCAAAGCATGGCTTAGATTTTGAAACTGCTCAATATGCTTTTTTCGATCCAGACCGTTTGATTGTTCATGATTCGGAACATAGTGAGTTAGAGGAACGTTGGTTTTGTATCGGTAAAGCAGATGATCTTGTATTGACAGTGCGTTTTACTTATCGAGATGGAGTGATTCGGATATTTGGGGCTGCTCAATGGCGTAAATGGAGGAAGTTTTATGAACAACACAATTCCTGA